A genomic segment from Chitinophaga niabensis encodes:
- a CDS encoding GDSL-type esterase/lipase family protein: MKKQLLLAACLLPVFGFAQQKIDSSYNNWYYEGRMDLYDQLNNQPADILFLGNSITERGEWAELLSGRKIANRGIGGDNTFGVLARLDGVIKQRPRKIFLLIGINDIGRGLPTEVILNNYRNIVTRLTQGLPKTKLIIQSVLPMNEGKLPYDYLKGKAEKVKALNEGIVRIAKEFNLPYLNLHELFADEKGELKAAYTKDGIHLEPAAYVDWVNWLKQKKQL; this comes from the coding sequence ATGAAGAAGCAATTACTATTAGCTGCCTGCCTCTTGCCTGTGTTCGGATTCGCACAGCAGAAGATAGACAGCAGTTATAATAACTGGTATTACGAAGGGCGTATGGACCTTTACGATCAACTCAATAACCAACCGGCGGATATCCTGTTCCTCGGTAACAGTATCACAGAAAGAGGGGAGTGGGCAGAGCTGTTGTCAGGCAGGAAGATCGCTAACAGGGGCATTGGCGGAGATAATACTTTCGGTGTGCTGGCCCGCCTGGATGGCGTGATCAAACAGCGGCCCCGGAAAATATTTTTACTCATTGGCATCAACGATATCGGCAGGGGATTGCCCACGGAAGTGATCCTGAACAATTACCGCAACATCGTTACCAGGCTCACACAAGGCCTGCCAAAAACAAAGCTGATCATTCAGAGCGTATTGCCCATGAACGAAGGAAAGCTGCCTTATGATTATCTCAAAGGAAAAGCGGAGAAAGTAAAGGCACTGAATGAAGGTATTGTACGCATTGCAAAAGAATTCAACCTTCCTTACCTGAACCTGCATGAATTGTTTGCGGATGAAAAGGGAGAATTGAAGGCCGCCTATACTAAAGACGGTATTCACCTGGAGCCGGCTGCTTACGTGGATTGGGTGAATTGGTTAAAACAGAAAAAACAGTTGTAA